In the genome of Nocardia sp. NBC_00416, one region contains:
- the rimI gene encoding ribosomal protein S18-alanine N-acetyltransferase yields MGIRIEPMELTDIADCVELEQLLFPEDDPWQAVSFRSEISAGYNRYITARDDAGNMVGYAGIALLGDAEHPEAEVHTIGVDPTCHRAGIGTLLLEALLAEAGRRGGPVFLEVRTDNAAAIAMYAKHGFHIIGLRKNYYHPSGADAYTMRRPALDDVPVDFGARTPDEVLS; encoded by the coding sequence ATGGGAATTCGCATCGAACCCATGGAGCTGACCGATATCGCGGACTGCGTGGAACTGGAACAACTACTGTTCCCGGAAGACGATCCGTGGCAGGCCGTATCGTTCCGATCGGAAATCTCCGCCGGATACAACCGGTATATCACCGCCCGCGACGACGCCGGGAACATGGTGGGTTACGCGGGGATCGCGCTGCTCGGTGACGCCGAGCACCCGGAGGCCGAGGTGCACACCATCGGCGTGGACCCGACCTGTCATCGCGCCGGAATCGGCACGCTGCTGCTCGAGGCACTGCTCGCCGAGGCCGGGCGCCGCGGCGGGCCGGTCTTCCTCGAGGTGCGCACAGATAACGCCGCCGCGATCGCCATGTACGCCAAGCACGGCTTCCACATCATCGGCCTGCGCAAGAACTACTACCACCCCAGCGGCGCCGACGCATACACGATGCGCCGCCCCGCGCTCGACGATGTCCCGGTGGATTTCGGCGCCCGCACCCCGGACGAGGTGCTGTCGTGA